The Ornithinimicrobium faecis genome includes a window with the following:
- the nadD gene encoding nicotinate-nucleotide adenylyltransferase, translated as MRLGVMGGTFDPIHHGHLVAASEAAALLDLDEVVFVPTGQPYRKDDRKVSPAEHRYLMTVIATASNPRFTVSRVDIEREGPTYTYDTLLDLREQRPDDDLYFITGADALDQILSWKDADKMFELAHFVGVTRPGHTLSGDGLPEDRVTLLNVPAMAISSTDCRERTQQGQPVWYLVPDGVVQYIGKYNLYKEQ; from the coding sequence ATGCGTCTGGGCGTGATGGGTGGCACGTTCGACCCCATCCACCACGGCCACCTGGTGGCCGCCAGTGAGGCGGCCGCGCTGCTCGATCTCGACGAGGTCGTCTTCGTGCCGACGGGCCAGCCCTATCGCAAGGACGACCGCAAGGTCAGCCCGGCTGAGCACCGCTACCTGATGACGGTCATCGCGACCGCGTCCAACCCGCGCTTCACTGTCTCTCGGGTCGACATCGAGCGTGAGGGTCCGACCTACACCTACGACACCCTGCTGGACCTGCGCGAACAGCGCCCAGACGATGACCTCTACTTCATCACCGGTGCCGATGCCCTCGACCAGATCCTGTCCTGGAAGGACGCGGACAAGATGTTCGAGTTGGCCCACTTCGTGGGGGTCACCCGTCCCGGACACACCCTCAGCGGCGACGGTCTGCCCGAGGACCGCGTGACCCTGCTCAATGTCCCAGCGATGGCGATCAGCTCGACGGACTGCCGCGAGCGGACCCAGCAGGGCCAACCGGTCTGGTATCTCGTGCCGGACGGTGTCGTGCAGTACATCGGCAAGTACAACCTCTACAAGGAGCAGTGA
- a CDS encoding RNA polymerase sigma factor, with amino-acid sequence MQQPFETAVTEHGPTVQRVVRAVLGPGPDADDAWSETFLAALRAWPDLPADTNVQAWLVRVAHRRAIDVTRGTARRAAPTDTLPERPATTGLPGSGDPELWAAVAALPTRQRLALAYHYLGGLRHTETAELIGGTPEAVRRAAADGIQTLRRTLAPEGAPR; translated from the coding sequence ATGCAGCAGCCCTTCGAAACCGCCGTCACCGAGCACGGACCCACCGTCCAACGCGTGGTCCGGGCGGTGCTGGGTCCCGGGCCGGACGCCGACGACGCCTGGTCCGAGACGTTCCTGGCGGCGCTGCGCGCCTGGCCGGACCTGCCGGCAGACACCAACGTGCAGGCCTGGCTCGTCCGGGTCGCCCACCGCAGGGCGATCGACGTCACCCGCGGGACCGCCCGGCGGGCGGCACCCACCGACACCCTGCCGGAGCGTCCCGCGACCACGGGCCTGCCGGGCTCGGGCGACCCTGAGCTGTGGGCCGCCGTGGCGGCCCTGCCGACCCGGCAACGACTCGCACTGGCCTATCACTACCTGGGCGGCCTACGGCATACGGAGACCGCCGAGCTGATCGGCGGCACACCCGAGGCCGTGCGGCGGGCCGCGGCTGACGGCATACAAACACTGCGCCGAACCCTTGCCCCGGAAGGAGCACCCCGATGA
- a CDS encoding AEC family transporter produces the protein MQIVSVIIPFFALVLIGFLAARSRILPLEAVAGLNTYVLYFALTALLFQLGAQTPVAQLLDPTLMGLWLIAGLVVMAAAVLPAVRCGHTWLDGSLGGLIAILPNSGFMGLPLIAALVGPDSAGPIITTLLVDIVAMQSIAIALSQRDHAGHGSVLQQIGSALLRVVKNPMPWAIVLGAAWGVTGLSLFGPIDDVLSMLATSATPVALFTIGAVLARQQMRAREAGQRPGGVLSSDIPWLTALKLLAHPIIVWVLGWAATRAGLPLTDSTLVVLVLVAALPSATNASMLAERLGADNGRIASVILATTAIGFGTFTLAVALAV, from the coding sequence GTGCAGATCGTGTCGGTGATCATCCCGTTCTTTGCCCTGGTGCTGATCGGGTTCCTCGCAGCACGTTCCCGGATCCTCCCGCTGGAGGCCGTGGCCGGGTTGAACACCTATGTCCTCTATTTCGCCCTCACCGCCCTGCTGTTCCAGCTCGGCGCCCAGACGCCCGTCGCGCAGCTCCTCGACCCGACCCTGATGGGACTGTGGCTGATCGCTGGCCTGGTGGTCATGGCAGCGGCTGTGCTGCCCGCTGTGCGATGCGGCCACACGTGGCTCGACGGCTCACTCGGTGGCCTCATCGCGATCCTGCCCAACTCCGGCTTTATGGGGCTGCCCCTCATCGCCGCCCTGGTCGGCCCGGACTCCGCCGGGCCCATCATCACCACGCTCCTGGTGGACATCGTCGCGATGCAGTCGATCGCAATCGCCCTGTCCCAACGTGACCACGCGGGACACGGCAGCGTGCTCCAGCAGATCGGGTCAGCCCTGCTGCGGGTCGTCAAGAATCCGATGCCCTGGGCCATCGTCCTGGGCGCCGCGTGGGGCGTCACGGGGTTGTCGTTGTTCGGCCCGATCGATGACGTGCTGTCCATGCTCGCGACCTCCGCCACACCGGTGGCACTGTTCACCATCGGTGCCGTGCTGGCCCGCCAGCAGATGCGGGCACGCGAAGCCGGCCAGCGGCCCGGTGGCGTGCTCTCGAGCGACATCCCGTGGCTGACGGCCCTGAAGCTCCTCGCGCACCCGATCATCGTCTGGGTGCTCGGGTGGGCTGCCACCCGAGCCGGGCTGCCCCTGACCGACTCAACCCTGGTGGTCCTCGTGCTGGTGGCAGCGCTGCCCTCGGCGACCAACGCCTCCATGCTGGCCGAGCGGCTCGGCGCCGACAACGGCCGGATCGCCTCGGTCATCCTGGCCACGACGGCCATCGGATTCGGGACCTTCACCCTGGCCGTGGCTCTCGCGGTCTGA
- the rsfS gene encoding ribosome silencing factor, with translation MAATARALDLARAAAHAAQDKLAEDVVGLDVSDQLALTDVFVIASAPGERQVSSIVDAVEERLLELGAKTLRREGQREGRWVLMDFGDIVVHVMHTEDREFYDLERLWKDCPVITLPEA, from the coding sequence GTGGCAGCGACAGCACGTGCCCTGGACCTCGCCCGTGCCGCGGCCCACGCGGCCCAGGACAAGTTGGCCGAGGACGTGGTCGGCCTCGACGTCAGCGATCAGTTGGCCCTGACCGATGTCTTCGTCATCGCGTCGGCCCCCGGTGAGCGTCAGGTGAGCTCGATCGTGGACGCCGTTGAGGAGCGGCTGCTGGAGTTGGGCGCCAAGACCCTGCGGCGCGAGGGTCAGCGCGAGGGACGCTGGGTGCTGATGGACTTCGGCGACATCGTGGTGCATGTGATGCACACCGAGGACCGCGAGTTTTATGACCTGGAGCGGTTGTGGAAGGACTGCCCGGTCATCACCCTGCCCGAGGCCTGA
- a CDS encoding methylated-DNA--[protein]-cysteine S-methyltransferase: MTDHPTDTPTDTPTGGPTDGDLLERLATPTELAGLHRLLEVRAEQEGLLDVAYRTLDSPVGTLLLAATTTGLVRVAYEREDLDVVLESLASAVGPRVLRAPARLDEAARQVDEYFAGTRTAFDLPLDHALSRGFRGQVHAYLSRIPYGHTESYGEVAEHVGSPRAVRAVGTACATNPLPVVVPCHRVLRSDGSLGGYLGGTAAKTTLLELERAA; the protein is encoded by the coding sequence ATGACCGACCACCCGACCGACACCCCAACTGACACCCCGACCGGCGGCCCCACCGACGGCGATCTGCTGGAGCGCCTGGCCACGCCCACCGAGCTCGCGGGACTGCACCGCCTGCTGGAGGTGCGGGCCGAGCAGGAGGGCCTGCTCGACGTGGCCTACCGCACGCTCGACTCCCCCGTCGGCACGCTGCTGCTGGCGGCCACCACGACCGGCCTGGTGCGCGTCGCCTACGAGCGCGAGGACCTCGACGTGGTGCTGGAGTCCCTGGCGAGCGCGGTCGGCCCCCGCGTGCTCCGGGCGCCCGCACGGCTCGACGAGGCAGCTCGGCAGGTCGACGAATACTTCGCCGGAACCCGCACCGCGTTCGACCTCCCGCTGGACCATGCCCTCTCTCGTGGGTTCCGGGGTCAGGTGCACGCCTATCTGTCGCGGATCCCCTACGGGCACACGGAGTCCTATGGCGAGGTCGCCGAGCACGTCGGCAGCCCGCGAGCCGTGCGGGCCGTCGGCACGGCCTGTGCGACCAACCCGCTGCCCGTCGTGGTGCCGTGTCACCGGGTCCTGCGCAGCGACGGGAGCCTGGGTGGCTATCTCGGTGGCACCGCCGCCAAGACCACCCTGTTGGAGTTGGAGCGCGCGGCATGA
- a CDS encoding DNA-3-methyladenine glycosylase I translates to MATDAPVVVGEDGLSRPAWASADPMMQDYYDTEWGMPVRDERGMFERLSLEAFQSGLSWATILRKRPAFRRAFDEFDPDTVAAYDEADVERLMADAAIVRNLSKIRATITNARATVGLRERGGLVEFVWSFQPESTPEPRSIEEVPTTSPESLALAKALRKEGFAFVGPTTMFALMEAVGIVDTHLVGSHRRGSSGVWTT, encoded by the coding sequence ATGGCGACCGATGCACCCGTCGTGGTCGGCGAGGACGGGCTGTCCCGTCCTGCCTGGGCCTCCGCTGACCCGATGATGCAGGACTACTACGACACCGAGTGGGGCATGCCGGTGCGTGACGAGCGCGGCATGTTCGAGCGGCTGAGCCTGGAGGCGTTCCAGTCGGGGCTGTCGTGGGCCACGATCCTGCGCAAGCGCCCGGCCTTCCGGAGGGCCTTCGACGAGTTCGACCCCGACACGGTCGCCGCCTATGACGAGGCCGACGTCGAGCGGTTGATGGCCGATGCGGCCATCGTGCGCAACCTGTCCAAGATCCGGGCGACGATCACCAACGCCCGCGCCACCGTGGGCCTGCGCGAGCGCGGTGGCCTCGTGGAGTTTGTGTGGTCCTTCCAGCCAGAGAGCACCCCGGAGCCCCGCAGCATCGAGGAGGTCCCCACCACCTCCCCCGAGTCGTTGGCGCTGGCCAAGGCCCTGCGCAAGGAGGGCTTCGCGTTCGTCGGCCCGACCACCATGTTTGCCCTGATGGAGGCCGTCGGCATCGTCGACACCCACCTGGTCGGCTCGCACCGGCGGGGCAGCTCGGGAGTCTGGACGACCTGA
- a CDS encoding type II toxin-antitoxin system PemK/MazF family toxin: MATMQQLLRSVLRVARLATREARRARRNTRQQQAPPPGNQRETTAGAARGGYAGDFAGTPTLVYEPVDDERPDPGEVVWAWVPYEEDHSQGKDRPVLVIGRDEDLLLALQMSSQDHDQDAEDEARWGRYWVDVGSGAWDTKGRPSEARVDRILRLDPDSIRRIGAVLDRERFDEVAAGVRQHTS; encoded by the coding sequence ATGGCCACGATGCAACAACTGCTCAGGTCCGTGCTGAGGGTGGCCAGGCTGGCCACGCGCGAGGCGCGACGCGCCCGCAGGAACACCAGACAGCAGCAGGCCCCGCCCCCGGGCAACCAGCGTGAGACAACAGCTGGCGCTGCGCGGGGCGGATATGCCGGGGATTTCGCGGGCACCCCGACCCTGGTCTATGAGCCGGTGGACGATGAGCGCCCCGACCCGGGAGAGGTCGTGTGGGCGTGGGTGCCCTATGAGGAGGACCACTCCCAGGGCAAGGACCGTCCGGTCCTGGTCATCGGCCGCGACGAGGACCTGTTGCTGGCGCTGCAGATGAGCAGCCAGGACCACGACCAGGACGCCGAGGACGAGGCGCGGTGGGGCCGTTACTGGGTCGATGTCGGCTCGGGAGCCTGGGACACCAAGGGCCGGCCCAGCGAGGCGCGGGTCGACCGGATCCTGCGACTCGACCCGGACTCCATCCGACGGATCGGTGCGGTGCTCGACCGCGAGCGCTTCGACGAGGTCGCGGCCGGGGTCCGGCAGCACACGAGCTAG
- a CDS encoding Ada metal-binding domain-containing protein, which yields MTAAPGPGRYTLIGPDGVPRSSQTPGTLGGYRRSRIYGRLDCPAALRAMAQGGNVTHRVFFADEATAVAAGYRPCGRCLPKQYAEWRAAQ from the coding sequence ATGACCGCCGCCCCGGGGCCGGGTCGCTACACCCTGATCGGTCCCGACGGGGTGCCGCGGTCCAGCCAGACACCCGGCACCCTGGGCGGTTATCGGCGCAGCCGGATCTACGGACGCCTGGACTGCCCCGCTGCGCTGCGGGCCATGGCCCAGGGTGGCAATGTCACGCACCGGGTGTTCTTCGCCGACGAGGCGACCGCGGTCGCCGCTGGTTACCGACCGTGCGGCAGGTGCCTGCCCAAGCAGTATGCCGAGTGGCGGGCCGCGCAGTGA
- the trmB gene encoding tRNA (guanosine(46)-N7)-methyltransferase TrmB — protein MSDSAAPRRERPSGYRGRIRSFTRRGDRMPPQHQAAYDQLAGTYVVDVPRHDGSTTVDPDYRLKVADVFGRAAPLVVEVGPGSGDALIAGAKALPDTDFVALEVWRPGIGQCLSRLIDDPLSNIAFVEADAEVALATMLPAGSVAEVWTFFPDPWPKRKHHHRRIVRPEFADTVCRVLEPGGLWRLATDIDDYAKHMRRVLDAHEGLELVSTERPPLRPITRFERRGAEVGRTISDLAYRRR, from the coding sequence GTGAGCGACTCAGCAGCACCGCGGCGCGAGCGGCCGAGTGGTTATCGCGGGCGGATCCGCTCGTTCACCCGCCGCGGGGACCGCATGCCCCCGCAGCACCAGGCCGCCTACGACCAGTTGGCGGGCACCTACGTGGTCGACGTCCCGCGCCACGATGGCTCAACGACCGTCGACCCGGACTACCGACTCAAGGTGGCCGACGTCTTCGGGCGAGCGGCGCCGCTCGTCGTGGAGGTGGGCCCCGGCTCCGGTGACGCCCTCATCGCCGGCGCAAAAGCGTTGCCGGACACCGACTTTGTGGCCCTTGAGGTGTGGCGGCCGGGCATCGGCCAGTGCCTGTCGCGCCTCATCGATGACCCACTGTCCAACATCGCCTTCGTCGAGGCTGACGCTGAGGTTGCCCTGGCCACGATGCTGCCGGCGGGCTCGGTCGCCGAGGTGTGGACCTTCTTCCCGGACCCCTGGCCCAAGCGCAAGCACCATCACCGCCGGATCGTGCGACCGGAGTTCGCCGACACCGTGTGCCGAGTGCTCGAGCCGGGCGGCCTGTGGCGACTGGCCACCGACATCGACGACTACGCCAAACACATGAGGCGGGTCCTGGACGCGCACGAGGGACTGGAGTTGGTGTCAACGGAGCGCCCGCCGCTGCGTCCGATCACCCGTTTCGAGCGCCGCGGCGCCGAGGTCGGTCGCACGATCAGCGACCTGGCCTACCGGCGCCGCTGA
- a CDS encoding MFS transporter gives MQQVTTEFRLRDVALTAYGPTVVSAIGHGAVLPMLALRARELGADLGTAAFVVALLGIGQMIASLPAGALVARVGERRALVGAGVLDALAMIGGGLSGSVLWLSVAVVCSGMMWTVFLLARQQFMIEVVPNYYLARALSMLGGSHRVGLFIGPLLGALAVQTWGIRGVFWLGALMALCAAGIALVMPDPGEQVRREQAATGHLSVWSVMRAHRRTLVVLGSVVVVISASRSLRTTLLPLWAEHVHMTPAETSLVFGIAAALDMVLFYPAGWLMDHRGRRAVAVPVVLAVAVGTLLLPLTHEIVGVTAVALLMALGNGLGAGIVMTLGADASPAVGRAQFLGAWRFAGDIGVTGGPVGLSGLLAIAPLAVACVVAGVLGLLGTAWVAAWTGRVDRTRRAGRAGERAG, from the coding sequence ATGCAGCAAGTGACCACCGAGTTCCGGCTGCGCGATGTGGCCCTGACGGCCTATGGCCCGACCGTGGTCAGCGCGATCGGGCACGGCGCGGTGCTGCCGATGCTGGCGCTGCGCGCCCGCGAGCTCGGCGCCGACCTGGGGACCGCAGCCTTCGTCGTGGCGCTGCTCGGGATCGGCCAGATGATCGCGTCCCTGCCGGCCGGTGCCCTCGTCGCGCGGGTCGGAGAGCGCCGGGCCCTGGTCGGCGCTGGCGTGCTCGACGCCCTCGCCATGATCGGGGGTGGGCTGTCCGGCTCCGTGCTGTGGCTGAGCGTGGCCGTCGTGTGCAGCGGGATGATGTGGACCGTGTTCCTGCTGGCCCGGCAGCAGTTCATGATCGAGGTGGTGCCGAACTACTACCTGGCGCGGGCCCTGTCGATGCTGGGCGGCTCCCACCGGGTCGGCCTGTTCATCGGTCCGCTCCTGGGGGCGCTCGCCGTGCAGACCTGGGGGATCCGCGGCGTGTTCTGGTTGGGGGCGCTCATGGCCCTGTGCGCCGCCGGGATCGCCCTGGTGATGCCGGACCCGGGGGAGCAGGTCCGGCGCGAGCAGGCGGCCACGGGGCACCTGTCCGTCTGGTCGGTGATGCGCGCGCACCGACGCACCCTCGTGGTCCTGGGCAGCGTGGTCGTGGTCATCTCTGCGTCGCGCTCGCTGCGCACGACCCTCTTGCCGCTGTGGGCCGAGCACGTGCACATGACGCCCGCCGAGACCTCACTGGTCTTTGGCATCGCGGCCGCGCTGGACATGGTGCTGTTCTATCCGGCCGGCTGGCTGATGGACCACCGGGGCCGACGTGCCGTGGCGGTGCCGGTCGTGCTGGCCGTCGCGGTCGGCACCCTGCTCCTGCCGCTGACGCACGAGATCGTCGGGGTCACCGCTGTCGCGCTCCTGATGGCCCTGGGCAACGGTCTCGGGGCGGGCATCGTGATGACCCTGGGAGCGGACGCCTCACCCGCCGTGGGACGAGCACAGTTCCTCGGGGCCTGGCGCTTCGCCGGGGACATCGGGGTCACCGGGGGACCGGTGGGCCTGTCCGGCCTGCTCGCGATCGCGCCCCTCGCCGTGGCCTGCGTGGTTGCCGGCGTGCTCGGGCTGCTCGGCACCGCGTGGGTGGCCGCCTGGACGGGGCGGGTGGACCGAACGCGTCGGGCAGGTCGAGCGGGTGAGCGCGCGGGCTAG
- the lepA gene encoding translation elongation factor 4, with the protein MSPIAHSAPQPNATPPELIRNFCIIAHIDHGKSTLADRMLQETGVVEQRQMRAQYLDRMDIERERGITIKSQAVRMPWGVGGTDHILNMIDTPGHVDFTYEVSRSLAACEGAVLLVDAAQGIEAQTLANLYLAMENDLTIIPVLNKIDLPAAQPEKYAEELAGLIGCEPEDVMRVSGKTGVGVTELLDRIVQELPAPVGVADAPARAMIFDSVYDTYRGVVTYVRVVDGNLSPREKISMMSTRAAHELLEIGVSSPEPVPSKGLGVGEVGYLITGVKDVRQSRVGDTVTTAQKPATEALGGYKDPKPMVFSGLYPIDGSDYPVLRDALDKLKLNDAALVYEPETSAALGFGFRVGFLGMLHLEIVRERLERENDLDLISTLPNVVYQVGMEDGTQIEVTNPSEFPGGKVASITEPVVRATILAPSEYIGAIMELCQSRRGTLRGMDYLSPERVELRYTLPLAEIVFDFFDALKSRTKGYASLDYEPDGEQEADLVKVDILLQGDAVDAFSSIVHRDKAYAYGVMMAGKLKELIPRQQFEVPIQAAIGARVIARENIRAIRKDVLAKCYGGDISRKRKLLEKQKEGKKRMKMVGSVEVPQEAFIAALSQDGGAAEKAKK; encoded by the coding sequence GTGTCACCGATCGCCCACTCCGCGCCGCAACCCAACGCGACGCCGCCGGAGCTGATCCGCAATTTCTGCATCATCGCGCACATCGACCACGGCAAGTCGACCCTGGCGGACCGCATGCTGCAGGAGACTGGCGTGGTCGAGCAGCGGCAGATGCGTGCGCAGTACCTCGACCGGATGGACATCGAGCGGGAGCGCGGCATCACCATCAAGTCCCAGGCGGTCCGGATGCCCTGGGGCGTCGGCGGGACCGACCACATCCTCAACATGATCGACACCCCGGGCCACGTCGACTTCACCTACGAGGTGAGTCGCTCCCTGGCGGCCTGTGAGGGCGCGGTCCTGCTCGTCGACGCAGCGCAGGGCATCGAGGCGCAGACCCTGGCCAACCTCTATCTGGCGATGGAGAACGACCTGACGATCATCCCGGTGCTCAACAAGATCGACCTGCCTGCGGCACAGCCGGAGAAGTATGCCGAGGAGCTGGCTGGGCTCATCGGGTGTGAGCCCGAGGACGTCATGCGGGTCTCGGGCAAGACGGGCGTGGGCGTCACCGAACTGCTCGACCGGATCGTGCAGGAGCTGCCTGCGCCCGTCGGCGTCGCCGACGCGCCAGCCCGGGCGATGATCTTCGACTCGGTCTACGACACCTACCGCGGCGTGGTCACCTATGTCCGCGTGGTGGACGGCAACCTCAGCCCGCGGGAAAAGATCTCGATGATGTCGACCCGGGCCGCCCACGAGCTGCTCGAGATCGGCGTCAGCTCGCCGGAGCCGGTCCCGTCCAAGGGGCTGGGCGTCGGCGAGGTGGGCTATCTGATCACCGGCGTGAAGGACGTGCGCCAGTCGCGCGTTGGTGACACGGTCACCACCGCCCAGAAGCCGGCCACCGAGGCGCTCGGGGGTTACAAGGACCCCAAGCCGATGGTCTTCTCGGGCCTCTACCCGATCGACGGCTCGGACTATCCGGTGCTGCGCGACGCCCTGGACAAGCTCAAGCTCAATGATGCTGCGCTGGTCTATGAGCCGGAGACGTCTGCCGCGCTCGGTTTCGGCTTCCGCGTCGGTTTCCTCGGGATGCTGCACCTGGAGATCGTCCGGGAGCGCCTGGAGCGCGAGAACGACCTGGATCTGATCTCGACCCTGCCCAACGTGGTCTACCAGGTCGGGATGGAGGACGGCACGCAGATCGAGGTGACCAACCCCAGTGAGTTCCCTGGTGGCAAGGTCGCCTCCATCACCGAGCCGGTGGTGCGCGCCACGATCCTGGCCCCCAGCGAATACATCGGCGCCATCATGGAGCTGTGCCAGTCCCGGCGCGGCACCCTGCGCGGGATGGACTACCTGTCCCCGGAGCGCGTCGAGCTGCGCTACACGCTGCCGCTGGCCGAGATCGTCTTCGACTTCTTCGATGCCCTCAAGTCGCGCACCAAGGGCTATGCGTCCCTGGACTACGAGCCCGACGGGGAGCAGGAGGCCGATCTGGTCAAGGTCGACATCCTGCTGCAGGGCGACGCGGTCGACGCGTTCAGCTCGATCGTGCACCGCGACAAGGCCTATGCCTACGGCGTGATGATGGCCGGCAAGCTCAAGGAACTGATCCCCAGGCAGCAGTTCGAGGTGCCGATCCAGGCCGCGATCGGCGCTCGCGTCATCGCCCGAGAGAACATCCGCGCGATCCGCAAGGACGTGCTGGCCAAGTGCTATGGCGGTGACATCAGCCGCAAGCGCAAGCTGCTGGAGAAGCAGAAGGAAGGCAAGAAGCGGATGAAGATGGTCGGCTCCGTCGAGGTCCCGCAGGAGGCGTTCATCGCAGCGCTCTCCCAGGATGGCGGTGCGGCCGAGAAGGCCAAGAAGTGA
- a CDS encoding histidine phosphatase family protein — protein MEGLPGHHPARGLSPVRRLIVWRHGETEHNAGGIWQGQLDTDLSPRGEQQAREAATALAGLGPTRVVSSDLRRAAHTAAVLGEVTGLPIEYDERLREIHVGTWQGMSQGDVAEQHPEAVAALSRGDDIVRGDHGESVAHVQERVMAAVGELLADLPEDGALVVATHGVTGRTLVAALIGLSQRRAWMSMAGLRNCHWAELAEHRTGWRMVSWNVGVSESVVSTSDR, from the coding sequence GTGGAAGGACTGCCCGGTCATCACCCTGCCCGAGGCCTGAGCCCGGTGCGGCGCCTGATCGTCTGGCGGCACGGCGAGACCGAGCACAACGCCGGAGGTATCTGGCAGGGGCAGCTCGACACGGACCTGTCACCCCGCGGTGAGCAGCAGGCCAGAGAGGCCGCGACGGCCCTGGCAGGTCTTGGCCCCACCCGGGTCGTCTCGAGTGACCTGCGGCGGGCCGCGCACACGGCTGCGGTCCTCGGTGAGGTCACCGGACTGCCGATCGAGTATGACGAACGGTTGCGTGAGATCCACGTCGGCACCTGGCAGGGGATGAGCCAGGGCGACGTTGCCGAGCAGCACCCCGAGGCTGTCGCGGCGCTCTCGCGTGGCGACGACATCGTGCGCGGAGATCACGGGGAGTCCGTGGCTCACGTGCAGGAGCGAGTGATGGCTGCCGTTGGTGAGTTGTTGGCCGACCTGCCCGAGGACGGCGCCCTCGTGGTGGCCACCCACGGCGTGACAGGACGAACCCTGGTGGCTGCCCTGATCGGCCTGTCGCAGCGTCGGGCGTGGATGTCCATGGCGGGTCTGCGCAACTGTCACTGGGCCGAGCTTGCTGAGCACCGGACCGGGTGGCGGATGGTCTCCTGGAACGTCGGCGTGAGCGAGTCAGTCGTCTCCACCAGCGATCGCTGA
- the mgtE gene encoding magnesium transporter: MSVVPAEILPAEELEDLLARELTSETVRQAGTAAALLGEGDVVDLVERLPPARAALLFRVLPKDRALAVFESLDAGHQADLISALREADVIDFFEQMDPDDRVSLLDELPAVVADRLLSGLEAGERTLTGVVLGYPRGSIGRRMSPELVSVPRAATVEQALANVRAHVLDAETIYTIPVVDHGRLLVGVVGLRRLLASDPQTPIEDVMRPVESAVVTEDAERAARRFLDRKLLGMPIVDHEDRLVGIVTVDDALVIVEEADSEDAARQGGTEALRRPYLSTAVTRLVRTRIVWLLVLAVSAILTVQVLEIFEATLDQVVVLALFIPLLTGTGGNTGNQAATTVTRALALGDVTSRDIGRVLFREVRVGALLGLVLGSLGFLIAGVVYDLQIGIVIGLTLLAVCTMAAVVGGAMPIIAQTLRADPAVFSNPFISTFCDATGLVIYFLIARAVLGL, from the coding sequence GTGTCCGTCGTGCCTGCTGAGATCCTGCCCGCCGAGGAGCTAGAGGACCTGCTCGCCCGGGAATTGACGTCTGAGACCGTGCGCCAGGCCGGGACCGCTGCGGCCCTCCTCGGCGAGGGTGACGTGGTGGACCTGGTCGAGCGGCTGCCACCGGCACGGGCTGCCCTGTTGTTCCGGGTGCTCCCCAAGGACCGCGCGCTGGCGGTGTTCGAGTCACTCGATGCCGGGCACCAGGCCGACCTGATCAGCGCCCTGCGCGAGGCCGACGTCATCGACTTCTTCGAGCAGATGGACCCGGACGACCGGGTCAGCCTGCTGGACGAACTGCCCGCTGTCGTCGCCGACCGCCTGCTGTCCGGACTCGAGGCCGGGGAGCGGACCCTGACCGGCGTCGTGCTCGGCTATCCGCGCGGTTCCATCGGTCGCCGGATGTCACCCGAGCTGGTCTCGGTGCCCCGGGCTGCCACGGTCGAGCAGGCACTGGCCAACGTCCGAGCCCATGTGCTGGATGCCGAGACCATCTACACCATCCCCGTGGTTGACCACGGCCGACTCCTGGTGGGCGTCGTCGGGCTGCGCCGCCTGCTGGCCAGTGATCCCCAGACCCCCATCGAGGACGTCATGCGCCCCGTGGAGTCGGCCGTGGTCACCGAGGACGCCGAGCGGGCCGCTCGCCGCTTCCTGGACCGCAAACTGCTCGGGATGCCGATCGTGGACCACGAGGACCGGCTGGTCGGGATCGTGACCGTGGATGATGCCCTGGTCATCGTGGAGGAGGCCGACTCCGAGGATGCCGCCCGGCAGGGCGGCACCGAGGCACTGCGCCGTCCCTACCTGTCCACCGCGGTCACCCGACTGGTGCGCACCCGCATCGTCTGGCTGCTCGTCCTCGCGGTCTCGGCGATCCTGACCGTCCAGGTGCTCGAGATCTTTGAGGCGACCCTGGATCAGGTCGTCGTCCTCGCGCTGTTCATCCCGCTGCTGACCGGCACCGGCGGCAACACCGGCAACCAGGCCGCCACAACCGTCACGCGTGCGCTGGCCCTGGGAGATGTGACCAGTCGCGACATCGGTCGCGTGCTGTTCCGCGAGGTGCGCGTCGGGGCACTGCTCGGCCTCGTCCTGGGGTCGTTGGGCTTCCTGATCGCCGGCGTCGTCTATGACCTGCAGATCGGGATCGTCATCGGCCTCACCCTGCTGGCAGTGTGCACGATGGCCGCCGTCGTCGGCGGGGCGATGCCGATCATCGCGCAGACACTCCGGGCAGACCCAGCAGTCTTCTCCAACCCGTTCATCTCGACCTTCTGCGACGCGACCGGCCTGGTGATCTACTTCCTGATCGCCCGCGCCGTGCTCGGTCTCTGA